One genomic segment of Centroberyx gerrardi isolate f3 chromosome 4, fCenGer3.hap1.cur.20231027, whole genome shotgun sequence includes these proteins:
- the rag2 gene encoding V(D)J recombination-activating protein 2, which yields MTLQPVTPVNCAALLQPGCSLLQLDGEVLLFGQKGWPKRSCPTGVFGVRLKHGELKLRAISFSNDSSYLPPLRCPAVGRLDPHDGYPESYLIHGGRTPNNEISSSLYLLTLDSRGCNRKLTLRCQEKELVGELPGARYGHTISMVHSRGKRAGVLFGGRSYMPVGERTTESWNSVVDCPPQVFLIDLDFGCCSAHTLPEISDGQSFHLAIAREDCVYFLGGHSLSSDSRPPRLFRLHVDLLQGSPMLSCEALDTGMSISSAIITRTGPTHRYIILGGYQSDSQKRMECSTVVLDDKGIHIESLEPPKWTADINHSRTWFGGNLGEGSALIGVPSEGRSAQPDVHYFYQVCFQTEEEGKGEEGTQSCSQESTDYEDSTPLEDSEELYFGREPHELEDSSDGEEDAYNEEDEEDESQTGYWVKCCLGCQVDPNTWEPYYSTELHRPAMIFCSRGEGGHWVHAQCMELSETLLVRLSEGNSKYFCQDHGGLPCQEMTPPRQVLPLKRTPMKMMHRKTPPIIKMTPAKKSFFRRLFE from the coding sequence ATGACCCTGCAACCAGTAACTCCAGTGAACTGTGCAGCTCTTCTGCAGCCTGGGTGCTCCCTGCTACAGCTGGATGGAGAGGTTCTTCTGTTTGGCCAGAAAGGCTGGCCCAAGCGCTCCTGCCCAACAGGAGTATTTGGCGTTCGGCTAAAACATGGCGAGCTGAAGTTGAGGGCCATCTCCTTCTCTAACGACTCCTCCTACCTTCCTCCATTGCGTTGCCCTGCTGTTGGCCGCCTCGACCCCCATGATGGGTACCCAGAGAGCTATCTCATCCATGGTGGCCGCACCCCAAATAACGAGATCTCGTCGAGCCTGTACCTGCTGACCCTGGACAGCCGCGGCTGCAATCGCAAATTGACCTTGCGCTGCCAGGAGAAAGAGCTGGTAGGAGAACTGCCGGGGGCCCGATACGGCCACACCATCAGTATGGTTCACAGCCGGGGAAAGAGGGCCGGTGTGTTGTTTGGGGGTAGGTCCTACATGCCTGTAGGAGAGCGCACCACAGAGAGCTGGAACAGCGTTGTAGACTGTCCTCCTCAGGTGTTCCTGATTGACCTGGACTTTGGCTGTTGCTCTGCTCACACCTTACCTGAGATCAGTGATGGTCAGTCCTTCCATCTGGCCATTGCCAGAGAAGACTGTGTCTACTTCCTGGGAGGTCACTCACTCTCCTCAGACTCCCGCCCCCCTCGACTCTTTCGCTTGCATGTCGATCTTCTGCAGGGCAGCCCCATGCTCTCCTGTGAGGCCCTAGACACCGGTATGTCCATCTCCAGTGCTATCATCACCCGAACAGGTCCCACTCACAGATACATTATCTTAGGAGGGTATCAGTCAGACTCCCAGAAGAGGATGGAATGCAGCACAGTGGTCCTGGATGACAAAGGGATCCACATTGAGTCCTTAGAACCGCCAAAGTGGACCGCAGATATCAATCATAGCCGCACCTGGTTTGGCGGCAACTTGGGGGAGGGAAGTGCCCTAATAGGGGTTCCATCCGAGGGAAGGTCAGCCCAACCGGATGTGCATTACTTCTATCAGGTGTGCTTCCAGACGGAGGAGGAAGGCAAGGGGGAGGAAGGAACCCAGAGCTGCAGCCAGGAGTCGACAGACTATGAGGACTCGACTCCACTGGAGGACTCTGAGGAGCTGTACTTTGGCCGTGAGCCCCATGAGCTGGAGGACAGCAGCGATGGAGAGGAGGACGCTTAcaatgaggaggatgaggaggacgagTCCCAAACAGGCTACTGGGTCAAATGCTGCCTGGGCTGCCAGGTGGACCCCAACACATGGGAGCCTTACTACTCCACTGAGCTCCACCGGCCAGCCATGATCTTCTGCTCCAGGGGGGAGGGAGGCCACTGGGTCCACGCCCAGTGCATGGAGCTGTCTGAGACCCTGCTGGTGAGGCTCTCTGAGGGCAACAGCAAGTACTTCTGCCAGGACCATGGAGGTCTGCCCTGTCAGGAAATGACCCCACCTCGACAGGTGCTGCCTCTGAAGCGCACGCCCATGAAAATGATGCATAGGAAGACCCCTCCCATAATAAAGATGACCCCTGCCAAGAAAAGCTTCTTT